In the Klebsiella aerogenes KCTC 2190 genome, one interval contains:
- a CDS encoding DeoR/GlpR family DNA-binding transcription regulator: MKGYNRLEQIMDFLKSHNLVTVDQLVAVTNASPATIRRDLIKLDQEGVISRTHGGVTLNRFIPTQPTTLEKAQRSPQEKYAIARAAASLIKAGDAIVLDAGTTMIELARQITHLPLRVITSDLHIALFLAEFKQIEVTIIGGRIDDSSQSCIGEHGRRLLQNVWPDLAFVSCNGWDLQKGITAPTEEKAALKRDLIANARRRILLADSSKYGAWSLFNIAHLDSLTDIITDAHLPGETRDALQELSPRLIIAD; the protein is encoded by the coding sequence ATGAAGGGATATAATCGGTTAGAGCAGATTATGGACTTCCTGAAAAGCCATAATCTGGTAACGGTCGACCAACTGGTTGCGGTAACTAACGCCTCGCCGGCGACCATCCGTCGCGATCTGATTAAACTCGATCAGGAAGGGGTCATTAGCCGTACCCACGGCGGCGTGACGCTCAACCGATTTATTCCCACACAGCCGACGACGCTGGAAAAAGCGCAGCGTAGCCCTCAGGAGAAATACGCCATCGCCAGGGCGGCGGCGTCGCTTATCAAGGCCGGCGATGCCATTGTGCTGGACGCCGGTACCACCATGATTGAACTGGCGCGACAGATTACGCATCTGCCGCTGCGGGTCATCACCAGCGATCTGCATATCGCGCTGTTTCTGGCTGAATTCAAACAGATTGAGGTGACGATTATCGGCGGGCGCATCGATGACAGCAGCCAGTCGTGTATTGGCGAACATGGGCGACGCTTGCTGCAGAATGTGTGGCCGGATCTGGCATTCGTCAGCTGTAACGGTTGGGATTTGCAAAAGGGCATTACCGCGCCGACGGAAGAGAAGGCGGCGCTGAAGCGCGATCTGATCGCCAACGCCCGGCGGCGGATCCTGCTGGCCGACAGTTCGAAATACGGCGCCTGGTCGCTGTTCAATATCGCGCACCTCGACTCACTCACGGACATCATCACCGATGCGCATTTGCCAGGGGAAACCCGTGATGCGCTCCAGGAACTCTCGCCGCGGCTGATTATCGCCGATTAA
- the ptrR gene encoding putrescine utilization regulator PtrR yields the protein MDLTQLEMFNAVASTGSITQAAQKVHRVPSNLTTRIRQLEADLGVELFIRENQRLRLSPAGHSFLRYSQQILALVDEARMVVAGDEPQGLFSLGSLESTAAVRIPTTLALFNQRYPKIHLALSTGPSGTMIDGVLEGALSAAFVDGPLVHPGLEGLPVFPEEMMIVAPYGHAPVTRASEVNGANVYAFRANCSYRRHFESWFHADRATPGRIHEMESYHGMLACVIAGAGLALIPRSMLESMPGHQQVSAWPLAEEWRWLTTWLVWRRGAKTRQLEAFIELLNEDRQAASAT from the coding sequence ATGGACCTTACCCAACTTGAGATGTTTAACGCCGTCGCCAGTACCGGCAGTATTACCCAGGCCGCGCAGAAGGTGCATCGCGTCCCGTCGAATCTGACCACCCGCATTCGCCAGTTGGAGGCCGACCTCGGCGTCGAGCTATTTATTCGCGAGAACCAACGGCTGCGTCTGTCGCCCGCCGGGCACAGTTTTTTACGCTACAGCCAGCAAATCCTGGCGTTAGTCGATGAAGCGCGGATGGTGGTCGCCGGCGATGAGCCGCAGGGGCTGTTTTCCCTCGGCTCGCTGGAAAGTACCGCTGCGGTGCGCATCCCCACCACGTTAGCCCTTTTCAACCAGCGTTACCCGAAGATCCACCTGGCGTTGTCCACCGGCCCTTCCGGCACCATGATTGACGGCGTACTGGAAGGCGCGCTCAGCGCGGCGTTTGTCGACGGTCCGCTGGTTCATCCCGGTCTGGAGGGGCTACCGGTGTTCCCGGAAGAGATGATGATCGTCGCCCCTTATGGCCATGCGCCGGTAACCCGCGCCAGCGAGGTCAACGGCGCGAATGTCTACGCATTTCGCGCCAACTGCTCCTACCGCCGTCATTTTGAGAGTTGGTTTCACGCCGACCGAGCGACGCCCGGAAGGATCCATGAGATGGAGTCCTACCACGGTATGTTAGCCTGCGTAATCGCCGGCGCTGGGCTGGCGCTGATCCCACGCAGTATGCTGGAGAGTATGCCAGGCCATCAGCAGGTTTCCGCCTGGCCGCTCGCCGAAGAGTGGCGCTGGCTGACGACCTGGCTTGTGTGGCGACGCGGCGCGAAGACGCGCCAGCTGGAGGCATTTATTGAATTGCTGAACGAGGACCGTCAGGCGGCAAGCGCGACATGA
- the sad gene encoding succinate-semialdehyde dehydrogenase, producing the protein MNLSATHAVSVNPTTGEVVSSLPWSTEQQVDSAIALAQQGFRQWRQVTVADRAAALRKVGSAMRARGEELAQMISLEMGKPIAQARGEVSKSANLCDWYAEHGPAMLATEATQVEDNKAVIEYRPLGPILAVMPWNFPVWQVLRGAVPILLAGNSYLLKHAPNVMGSAQLLGELFAKAGLPAGVFGWINATNEGVSQIINDDRIAAVTVTGSVRAGRAIGAQAGAALKKCVLELGGSDPFIVLNDADLDEAVKAAAVGRYQNSGQVCAASKRFIVEAGIADAFTKKFVAAVAALKMGDPRDEQNYIGPMARFDLRDELHQQVEATLKEGATLLLGGEKIAGAGNYYAPTVLANVTPEMTGFRQELFGPVATISEARDAAHALELANDSEFGLSATVFTSSSAEAERFARGLECGGVFINGYSASDARVAFGGVKKSGFGRELSHFGLHEFCNIQTVWKDRR; encoded by the coding sequence ATGAATTTATCTGCCACCCACGCGGTTTCCGTGAACCCGACCACTGGTGAAGTCGTGTCGTCTCTGCCGTGGTCAACCGAACAACAAGTGGATTCAGCCATTGCCCTGGCGCAACAGGGTTTTCGCCAGTGGCGCCAGGTAACGGTCGCCGATCGCGCCGCCGCGCTGCGTAAAGTCGGCAGCGCAATGCGCGCCCGCGGTGAAGAACTGGCGCAAATGATCAGCCTTGAAATGGGTAAGCCCATCGCCCAGGCGCGCGGCGAAGTGAGCAAATCGGCTAATCTCTGCGACTGGTATGCCGAACATGGCCCGGCGATGCTGGCGACCGAAGCCACCCAGGTAGAAGATAATAAGGCGGTGATTGAATACCGGCCGCTGGGGCCGATTCTGGCGGTGATGCCGTGGAACTTCCCGGTCTGGCAGGTTCTGCGCGGCGCGGTACCGATTCTGTTGGCAGGGAATAGTTATCTGCTGAAACACGCGCCGAACGTGATGGGCAGCGCGCAGCTGCTGGGCGAACTGTTTGCCAAAGCGGGTCTGCCGGCTGGCGTCTTTGGCTGGATCAACGCCACCAATGAAGGCGTCTCGCAAATTATCAATGATGATCGTATCGCAGCGGTCACGGTGACCGGTAGCGTACGCGCCGGGCGGGCAATCGGCGCTCAGGCCGGCGCAGCGCTGAAAAAATGCGTGCTGGAACTCGGTGGTTCCGATCCCTTTATCGTGCTTAACGATGCCGATCTGGACGAAGCGGTGAAAGCCGCCGCCGTCGGCCGTTATCAGAACAGCGGGCAGGTCTGCGCGGCGTCGAAACGCTTTATCGTTGAGGCGGGTATCGCAGACGCTTTTACTAAAAAATTCGTGGCCGCGGTGGCGGCGCTGAAAATGGGCGACCCGCGCGACGAGCAAAATTATATCGGCCCGATGGCGCGTTTTGATTTGCGCGATGAACTGCATCAACAGGTTGAAGCCACGCTGAAGGAAGGGGCGACGTTATTGCTTGGCGGCGAGAAAATCGCCGGCGCCGGCAATTACTACGCGCCAACGGTACTGGCCAACGTTACCCCGGAGATGACCGGTTTCCGTCAGGAGCTTTTCGGCCCGGTGGCTACCATCAGCGAAGCCCGCGACGCGGCCCATGCCCTTGAACTAGCTAACGATAGCGAGTTTGGCCTTTCGGCAACCGTCTTTACGTCAAGCAGCGCGGAAGCGGAGCGTTTTGCGCGTGGTCTGGAGTGCGGCGGGGTATTTATCAATGGCTATAGCGCCAGCGATGCCCGTGTGGCGTTCGGCGGCGTGAAGAAAAGCGGCTTTGGTCGGGAACTGTCGCATTTCGGTTTGCATGAGTTCTGCAATATTCAAACCGTATGGAAAGACCGCCGCTAA
- the glsB gene encoding glutaminase B, with the protein MATVINNAMLDAVLAEIRPLIGRGKVADYIPALARVSGNKLGVAICTVDGQHYSAGDAHERFSIQSISKVLSLVVAMNHYQEEEIWQRVGKDPSGQPFNSLLQLEIEQGKPRNPFINAGALVVCDMLQSRLSAPRQRMLEIVRRLSGVDDIAYDSVVARSEFEHSARNAAIAWLMKSFGNFHNDVATVLQNYFHYCSLEMSCVELARTFLFLADRGIAPHLADPVIAPIQSRQVNALMMTSGMYQNAGEFAWRVGLPAKSGVGGGIVAIVPQEMAIAVWSPELDEAGNSLAGIALLEKLTQRLGRSVF; encoded by the coding sequence GTGGCGACGGTTATTAATAATGCAATGCTGGATGCCGTTCTGGCAGAAATCAGGCCGCTGATAGGGCGCGGCAAGGTAGCGGACTACATTCCAGCCCTGGCGCGGGTCAGCGGCAATAAACTGGGCGTCGCCATCTGTACGGTTGACGGCCAACACTATAGCGCCGGCGATGCCCACGAACGTTTCTCGATTCAATCTATCTCGAAGGTGCTCAGTCTGGTGGTGGCGATGAACCATTATCAGGAAGAGGAGATCTGGCAGCGCGTCGGTAAAGATCCTTCCGGCCAGCCCTTTAACTCTTTACTGCAGCTGGAGATCGAGCAGGGAAAACCGCGTAACCCCTTTATCAACGCCGGGGCGTTGGTGGTCTGCGACATGCTGCAAAGCCGCCTGAGCGCGCCGCGTCAGAGAATGCTGGAGATCGTGCGTCGGCTGAGCGGGGTGGACGATATCGCCTATGATTCGGTGGTCGCGCGCTCCGAGTTCGAACACTCCGCACGTAACGCCGCCATCGCCTGGCTGATGAAATCCTTCGGCAATTTCCATAATGATGTCGCCACGGTGCTGCAAAACTATTTCCACTACTGCTCGCTGGAGATGAGCTGCGTTGAGCTGGCGCGGACCTTCCTGTTTCTCGCCGATCGGGGGATTGCCCCGCATCTGGCGGACCCGGTCATCGCGCCGATTCAGTCGCGGCAGGTTAACGCGCTGATGATGACCAGCGGCATGTACCAGAACGCCGGCGAGTTCGCCTGGCGCGTCGGGCTGCCGGCAAAATCTGGCGTCGGCGGCGGCATTGTGGCGATTGTGCCGCAGGAGATGGCGATTGCAGTGTGGAGTCCTGAACTTGATGAAGCGGGTAACTCGCTGGCGGGGATCGCCTTACTGGAAAAACTCACCCAACGTTTAGGAAGATCGGTGTTCTGA
- a CDS encoding DUF4186 domain-containing protein has protein sequence MSAMENLFARLGRSTFRSRFHLGVKERQYCYDKGPEIIDSHAADFIAKRLAPAQIANDGKQTPMRGHPVFIAQHATATCCRGCLEKWHAIPRGRELSGEEQRYVVQVIHHWLVMEMNALTNR, from the coding sequence ATGTCTGCAATGGAAAATCTGTTCGCCCGGCTTGGGCGTTCAACGTTCCGCTCTCGCTTCCACCTTGGGGTGAAAGAGCGGCAGTATTGTTATGATAAAGGGCCGGAGATTATCGACAGCCACGCGGCGGATTTTATCGCCAAACGGCTGGCCCCGGCGCAGATTGCTAATGACGGCAAGCAGACGCCGATGCGCGGGCACCCGGTATTTATCGCCCAGCACGCTACGGCGACCTGCTGCCGCGGATGCCTGGAAAAATGGCATGCGATCCCGCGCGGGCGGGAACTGAGCGGCGAGGAGCAGCGTTACGTCGTACAGGTGATTCACCACTGGCTGGTGATGGAAATGAACGCGCTTACCAACCGTTAA
- a CDS encoding GGDEF domain-containing protein: MSSLSIRSFTLFREDQPVRDALVLFTLTILLHFMGAMLLLVQELSFFWPLNAVMAGIFARYVWLNRSYFYAICFAAMLVYDGLTSRWGMGFASLLINFSNIVFIVILAQLVLWDKRRADSMPGPINALNLFCYCLLAALVCAAVGALGSVDVERATFIPQLADWFSEQFSTAVLILPFILTLTLPSVLGRFRFSQLLPVIALVLSMALGVAVGGAGSLTFPLPALIWCAIRYPLPLTCLLTFITGITEILLVANSLIHLSPDARPQPWQLFSTRLGMAAMLISPVIVATSVEAINNLVKQLALRADFDFQTRVYSRSGLGEALKRQAPHPDKQLSVMVLDIDGFKRVNDTWGHECGDCVLAQFAQRVRELAGEEGMVARIGGEEFAVAALLDNAQQSHLLAEKIRQGIESETFTWGQQRIRLTVSLGLQCREVGEGRIAELFNQLLMEADDLLVNAKQAGRNRVCVQALPDGV, translated from the coding sequence ATGTCTTCACTGTCGATTCGGTCATTCACGCTATTTCGCGAGGATCAACCGGTGCGCGATGCGCTGGTGTTATTCACGCTGACGATCCTGCTGCACTTTATGGGCGCTATGTTACTTCTGGTGCAGGAGCTCTCGTTCTTTTGGCCGCTCAATGCCGTTATGGCAGGTATTTTCGCACGCTACGTCTGGCTAAATCGCAGCTATTTTTACGCTATTTGTTTTGCCGCGATGCTGGTTTATGACGGCCTGACTTCCCGTTGGGGCATGGGTTTTGCGTCGCTGCTGATTAACTTCTCCAATATCGTCTTTATCGTCATTCTGGCGCAACTGGTGCTGTGGGATAAGCGGCGTGCCGATTCGATGCCGGGGCCAATTAACGCGCTGAATCTTTTCTGTTATTGCCTGCTGGCGGCGCTAGTGTGCGCGGCGGTTGGCGCGTTGGGCTCGGTTGATGTTGAACGGGCGACTTTTATTCCGCAACTGGCGGACTGGTTTAGCGAGCAGTTCTCGACTGCGGTCCTCATCCTGCCGTTTATTCTGACCCTGACGCTGCCATCGGTGCTGGGCCGCTTTCGTTTTAGCCAACTACTGCCGGTGATAGCGCTGGTGCTATCGATGGCGCTCGGCGTGGCGGTAGGCGGCGCCGGAAGCCTGACTTTCCCGCTGCCGGCGCTGATCTGGTGCGCGATTCGCTATCCATTGCCGCTGACCTGCCTGCTGACGTTTATTACCGGTATCACTGAGATTCTGCTGGTGGCAAACTCGCTTATCCATCTGTCGCCGGATGCGCGTCCGCAGCCGTGGCAGCTGTTTTCAACCCGTCTTGGCATGGCGGCGATGCTGATTAGCCCGGTGATCGTGGCGACCAGCGTCGAGGCTATCAACAACCTGGTAAAACAACTGGCGCTCCGCGCTGACTTCGATTTTCAGACCCGGGTTTACTCTCGTTCCGGTTTGGGCGAGGCGCTGAAACGCCAGGCGCCGCACCCGGATAAACAGCTCTCGGTGATGGTGCTGGACATCGATGGTTTTAAACGGGTGAATGATACCTGGGGCCACGAATGCGGTGACTGCGTGCTGGCCCAGTTTGCCCAGCGCGTACGTGAACTGGCGGGCGAAGAGGGAATGGTGGCGCGTATCGGTGGGGAAGAGTTTGCCGTTGCGGCGCTGCTTGATAATGCTCAACAATCCCATCTGCTGGCGGAAAAAATTCGCCAGGGGATTGAGTCGGAAACGTTCACCTGGGGGCAGCAGCGTATTCGCCTGACGGTGAGTCTCGGCTTGCAGTGCCGCGAAGTCGGTGAAGGACGGATCGCCGAGCTGTTTAATCAGCTGCTGATGGAAGCGGATGACCTGTTAGTCAACGCCAAGCAGGCCGGGCGCAATCGTGTTTGCGTGCAGGCGCTGCCTGACGGCGTGTGA
- a CDS encoding GNAT family N-acetyltransferase gives MATPISLRTLTRESILESLPQLNEILASCVNGGASVSFMQPFSPDTGERFWQRMAQSVAAGERIVLAAENQQRQIVGTVQLIIDQPENQPHRADVAKLLVHQNARRQGIAGLLMSELEAIALAHGKTVLVLDTATGSGAESFYQQCGWQKAGEIPQFALMPDGEMSGTSLFYKILPTTE, from the coding sequence ATGGCCACACCTATTTCACTTCGCACGCTGACGCGTGAATCTATTCTTGAATCCCTTCCGCAATTAAATGAAATCCTCGCCAGCTGCGTGAACGGCGGGGCTTCGGTCAGTTTTATGCAGCCGTTTTCACCGGACACCGGCGAGCGCTTCTGGCAGCGGATGGCGCAAAGCGTCGCTGCCGGCGAGCGGATTGTGCTGGCGGCCGAAAACCAACAACGGCAGATAGTGGGGACCGTCCAGTTGATTATCGACCAGCCGGAAAACCAGCCGCACCGCGCCGATGTCGCCAAGCTTTTGGTTCACCAAAATGCGCGCCGGCAGGGGATCGCCGGGTTACTGATGAGCGAGCTTGAGGCTATTGCACTGGCGCACGGGAAAACCGTGCTGGTGCTGGATACCGCCACCGGTAGCGGCGCGGAGAGCTTCTATCAGCAGTGCGGCTGGCAAAAAGCGGGAGAAATTCCGCAGTTTGCCTTAATGCCTGACGGGGAAATGTCGGGTACCTCGCTGTTCTATAAGATCCTCCCGACGACAGAATAA
- a CDS encoding tagaturonate reductase, producing MKTLNRRDFPGAQYPERIIQFGEGNFLRAFVDWQIDLLNEHTDLNAGVVIVRPIASDFPPSLSTQDGLYTTIIRGLNEKGEAVSDARLIRSVNREISAYADYDEFLRLAHNPDIRFVFSNTTEAGISYHAGDRFDDAPAVSYPAKLTRLLFERFSHFAGAADKGWVIIPCELIDYNGEALRELVLRYAREWALPESFAAWLAEANTFCSTLVDRIVTGYPRDEAEQIETQLGYKDAFLDTAEHFYLFVIQGPKSLAAELRLDKLPLNVLIVDDIKPYKERKVAILNGAHTALVPVAWQAGLDTVGEAMNDVEVCAFVEKAIYQEIIPVLDLPRDELESFASAVTGRFRNPYIKHQLLSIALNGMTKFRTRILPQLLAGQKQSGKLPPRLTFALAALIAFYRGERNGEVYPVQDDAEWIARFQTLWAQHRDGQLSTQDLVTSVLSVESHWQQDLTQVPGLTAQVTANLDAILRDGMRSAVKPLC from the coding sequence GTGAAAACCTTAAACCGTCGTGATTTCCCCGGCGCGCAGTACCCTGAACGTATCATCCAGTTTGGCGAAGGTAACTTCCTGCGGGCGTTTGTTGACTGGCAAATTGACCTGCTTAACGAGCATACTGACCTGAATGCTGGCGTGGTCATCGTCCGACCCATCGCCAGCGATTTCCCGCCGTCGCTGAGCACTCAGGACGGTCTCTACACCACGATTATTCGCGGACTGAATGAAAAGGGCGAAGCGGTCAGCGATGCGCGTCTTATTCGTTCGGTAAACCGCGAAATTAGCGCCTACGCCGACTATGACGAATTTCTGCGCCTGGCGCACAATCCGGATATCCGCTTTGTCTTCTCCAACACCACCGAGGCCGGTATCAGCTACCATGCGGGGGACCGTTTTGACGATGCCCCGGCGGTAAGTTATCCGGCGAAACTGACCCGGCTGCTGTTCGAACGCTTCAGCCATTTTGCCGGCGCCGCCGATAAAGGCTGGGTTATCATCCCTTGTGAACTCATCGATTATAACGGCGAGGCGCTGCGTGAACTGGTGCTGCGCTATGCGCGTGAATGGGCGCTACCGGAATCCTTTGCCGCCTGGCTTGCAGAGGCGAACACCTTCTGTTCGACGCTGGTGGACCGCATCGTTACGGGCTATCCGCGCGATGAAGCGGAGCAGATTGAAACGCAGCTTGGCTATAAAGATGCCTTTCTTGATACCGCCGAGCACTTTTACCTGTTCGTGATCCAGGGGCCGAAATCGCTGGCCGCCGAACTGCGCCTCGATAAATTACCGCTCAACGTGCTGATTGTTGACGATATCAAACCCTATAAAGAACGGAAGGTCGCGATTCTTAACGGCGCGCATACCGCGCTGGTGCCGGTAGCCTGGCAGGCGGGCCTGGATACTGTCGGTGAAGCGATGAACGACGTGGAAGTCTGCGCATTTGTCGAAAAAGCGATATACCAGGAGATTATCCCGGTTCTCGATCTGCCGCGCGATGAGCTGGAATCATTCGCCAGCGCGGTAACAGGACGCTTCCGCAACCCCTATATCAAACACCAGCTGTTATCCATCGCCCTCAATGGCATGACTAAGTTCCGTACACGTATCCTGCCGCAGCTGCTGGCAGGGCAGAAGCAAAGCGGTAAATTGCCACCGCGCCTGACTTTCGCGCTGGCGGCATTGATCGCCTTCTACCGCGGCGAGCGTAACGGTGAAGTCTACCCGGTTCAGGACGACGCGGAATGGATCGCACGCTTTCAGACGCTGTGGGCGCAGCATCGCGATGGCCAGCTTTCAACGCAGGATCTGGTAACGTCGGTGTTGTCGGTAGAATCGCACTGGCAGCAGGATCTGACGCAGGTGCCAGGACTGACGGCGCAGGTAACGGCTAATCTGGATGCTATCTTACGTGACGGCATGCGCAGCGCCGTAAAACCGCTGTGCTAA